The Methylacidimicrobium sp. B4 genome contains a region encoding:
- a CDS encoding MoxR family ATPase — translation MEHPSATEAAEPDPASSGSAPRLAFPPDYILTDPAAILAVECAVHSMGLDESIAAVLLDGPPGCGKTFLGKSLARALGARRYLFQFFPGCGKEEILRDRSLDGQGLVPGLFPQAIASSREQKTVLILNELDKADVSVDSFLLDFLNEGAITIPQLGGELRADPNHLFVTITKNDLRDATEALIRRCRCVYMGWPSLETEVRLIQSVWPWATKPLCEPLISAANQLRQHPGVKKKPSPPEITRLLGDCWRIRRRNLTLLEWSRFLVAGLVPLPQDRKYLEENPMALAARVRSLILAADRRAEAPTGGPATRANGSGNGSTRIPPFSEEIHSQGPSEPARPEPHGPGSPG, via the coding sequence ATGGAGCATCCGTCGGCAACCGAAGCGGCAGAGCCCGATCCGGCGAGCTCGGGTTCGGCGCCCCGGCTCGCCTTTCCCCCCGACTACATCTTGACGGATCCTGCAGCGATCTTGGCGGTGGAGTGCGCCGTCCATTCGATGGGGCTCGACGAATCGATTGCGGCGGTCCTCCTCGATGGACCCCCCGGATGCGGCAAGACCTTTCTTGGGAAGTCCCTCGCCCGGGCGTTGGGAGCGAGACGTTATCTCTTTCAGTTCTTCCCGGGCTGCGGAAAGGAAGAGATCCTTCGCGACCGCTCCCTGGACGGGCAGGGGCTCGTCCCGGGCCTCTTCCCTCAAGCGATTGCCTCCTCCCGGGAGCAGAAGACGGTCCTCATCCTCAACGAGCTCGACAAGGCCGACGTATCGGTCGACAGCTTCCTCCTGGACTTTCTCAACGAAGGAGCGATCACCATCCCTCAGCTGGGCGGAGAGCTGCGCGCCGATCCCAACCATCTCTTTGTGACGATCACCAAGAACGATCTCCGGGATGCGACCGAGGCGCTGATCCGCCGCTGCCGCTGCGTCTACATGGGCTGGCCCAGCCTCGAAACCGAAGTCCGGCTGATCCAGAGCGTCTGGCCCTGGGCGACGAAGCCGCTTTGCGAGCCTCTGATCTCCGCCGCCAATCAGCTCCGCCAGCACCCGGGAGTGAAGAAAAAACCCTCTCCGCCCGAAATCACCCGGCTGCTGGGCGACTGCTGGCGCATCCGCCGGCGCAACCTGACCCTCTTGGAGTGGAGCCGCTTTCTGGTGGCCGGCCTGGTCCCTCTCCCGCAGGACCGCAAGTACCTCGAGGAAAACCCGATGGCTCTGGCCGCGCGCGTCCGCTCCCTGATTCTTGCCGCGGACCGGCGGGCGGAAGCGCCAACGGGCGGGCCAGCGACGCGGGCGAACGGAAGCGGCAATGGATCCACGCGCATCCCGCCGTTCAGCGAAGAGATCCACTCCCAGGGGCCATCGGAGCCCGCCCGACCCGAGCCTCACGGTCCGGGCTCGCCGGGATGA
- a CDS encoding putative toxin-antitoxin system toxin component, PIN family, translating to MRVVLDTNVLLGALISPHGPPDRIYRAWREGRFKLVTSAAQLDELRRASRYPKLKAILPAHRVGTMVNNMQRVIVLNALPPLPEGVEATDSNDEFLLAMALAGDADYLVTGDRRAGLLERESIGRSRIVTPATFCSQAL from the coding sequence ATGCGAGTAGTCCTGGATACCAATGTGTTGCTCGGCGCGCTGATCTCTCCGCATGGTCCGCCGGACAGGATCTACCGCGCTTGGCGGGAGGGCAGGTTTAAGCTAGTGACGTCGGCAGCGCAGCTCGATGAGCTGCGCCGTGCGAGCCGTTATCCGAAGCTCAAAGCCATCTTGCCCGCTCACCGTGTCGGCACGATGGTCAACAACATGCAGCGTGTCATCGTGTTGAACGCGCTACCGCCTCTGCCAGAAGGCGTCGAAGCGACGGATTCGAACGACGAGTTCCTCCTGGCGATGGCACTGGCGGGTGACGCCGACTACTTGGTGACTGGTGACCGTCGAGCCGGATTGCTGGAACGAGAAAGCATCGGCCGTTCACGCATTGTGACTCCGGCGACTTTCTGCTCGCAAGCGCTCTGA
- a CDS encoding ribbon-helix-helix domain-containing protein → MNTVRWNIVVSSDVDQSLRMFLAAQGGGRKGDLSRFVEEAVRSSLLETAVAQAKAAAAGVRETELNDLIVEAVQWARERQCE, encoded by the coding sequence ATGAATACTGTTCGTTGGAACATCGTCGTCTCGTCAGACGTAGATCAGTCTCTACGCATGTTCCTGGCAGCCCAGGGCGGCGGACGCAAAGGCGACCTGTCCCGTTTCGTTGAGGAAGCTGTGCGCTCATCGCTGTTGGAAACTGCGGTCGCTCAAGCCAAGGCCGCTGCGGCTGGCGTACGGGAAACGGAATTGAATGACCTCATCGTGGAGGCGGTGCAATGGGCTCGTGAGCGTCAATGCGAGTAG